One segment of Panthera leo isolate Ple1 chromosome A3, P.leo_Ple1_pat1.1, whole genome shotgun sequence DNA contains the following:
- the LOC122216128 gene encoding transcription elongation factor A protein-like 8, which produces MQKENEGKPQNMPKVEARCPSEDVPQEAEGNPQPSEGISRETGSLRGGLTQPGLGFKEDTPMRHLDLEEIIRGVDEWERLKKEIRRVRNKFAMMHWKQRHSCSCSYPVCSRP; this is translated from the coding sequence atgcaaaaagaaaatgaaggaaaaccaCAGAACATGCCAAAGGTGGAGGCACGCTGCCCTTCAGAAGATGTAccacaggaggcagagggaaatcCTCAGCCTTCTGAAGGTATAAGCCGAGAAACAGGAAGCCTTAGAGGAGGGCTGACCCAACCTGGCCTGGGGTTTAAAGAGGACACTCCCATGAGGCATTTGGaccttgaagaaataataagagGCGTAGATGAGTGGGAAAGGCTTAAGAAAGAGATAAGAAGAGTAAGAAACAAGTTTGCGATGATGCATTGGAAGCAAAGACATTCATGCAGCTGTTCTTATCCTGTGTGTTCTAGAccgtaa